The genome window TTCTAGGCACGGCTGCGCCTCGCTGAGGAGACTCTGGCCCGACGAGGGCAGGAGAACGAGGCCTTGCGGTCCCGAGTGGCGGAGCAAGACAAGCGGCTGCACGACTCCGAAATGGAGCGCCGGCACCTGCACAACGTGGTGCAAGAGCTGAAGGTGacctggggcggggcggggcggggcggggggtgggtgggcggggggggggctcctcctCGGCAGCCTCAGCAGCACAGCCGGGCCCCGATGACCGGCTCTCCCTCCCGCAGGGCAACATCCGGGTCTTCTGCCGCGTGCGCCCGCTGCTGCCGTGCGAGAAGCAAGCCCAGAAGGGGGCGGGGCACCTGCGCTTCCCTCCCGAGGACAACAAGAGCCTTCTGCTCTGCAAGGCGGAAGAGGTGGGGCTGGCGCGGggtctctggggtggggggaccgCTTCGTTTGCCAGGTCAGTCTGCctgctgccccacccaccccggttGAGGCCAGGAGCTCCTGTGAGGTCAGCTGTTGACAACTAAGAGGTGTCCTGGGGATCAGCTGCTGGACATTTGTGGGCCGTGTCTTTAGACAAAATCTTCTGGCCAAGTACTGGACAGAGCTTAAGACAGATGGAACAGAAGCAGAAATGTAAGATTTTCATTAATGCAGGGTTTACaggagaaattaaaaaatgaacaatacTTTGGTtatggtgggctttctgggctgtgtggccgtggtctggtagatcttgttcctaggtgagcacacttctctctgtgatacacctctgaagatgccagccacagatgcaggcaaaacattaggaacaagatccaccagaccgcggccacgcagcccggaaaacccacaacaaccagttgagtccggccgtgaaaaccttcaacaatatgcAGCACTTTGTTATCAAAGCTAAAATTTATTGAAGCCATTTAATACCACTGAATGGACCTTTtaagtaaacatttaaaattgCACTTTGGGCACATCTatgcaattttaaacaaaaacGGCAAGTGTGCCTCCAGACTTGAGCAAGAGCACTGCGGCCTGTGTTGCCATCACACAGGGAGCGTTATTTGTGGCCCTCTGAAAGGTGGGAGAACATGGAGGTTAAAggtagggaaaaaaatctgtcgTAAACCAAGGTGAAGCAGCCAGGAAGGCCTCCTTGTGGCTCAGGGTCCATTGTCCTTCTTAGCAAATGGTCTGGAATTTCAGGCCCAGGTGCAAATGACCCAAGTGTGCGAATGAACCCAAATTATTTAGTGGGGTGAACTCCAAAGCAGACTACAGACAGAGCAGTGTTGGTCCAAAACAAGAGCATGCTGCAAAATCCTAGCTTCACGTTTGCGGCATCTACTGCTGCCCGTTCTAGCCATGATTTCCCCGCAAAAGAGGTCAGAGGATCTGGCGGGCTCACTCAGTGAAGGGTCACTCGGGGGTGGCTGTCGACATGAAAACCAGTTTTGCTCCGATGGCTTTATTGCAACAAAAGGCAGGAAATGCAGACCAGGAACGTTGGTCCTCCTGTAGATCGAGCCAGCTCACAAAAGTGCAATAAAAATACAAGGGTTACCAGTACCAAAACCTGCCAAAAGCACAAACGGAGCATGAAACATTCGGAACCGAAACGCgacccctgtgaagtaggtttcAGACTAGAAAGGCAGCTTAAAGGTGGGCAGCCCTGAACCTACAGCCTGTGTAAGACAAAGCGAGTTGTTTTGTGCCTGGGAAAGTGAGTTGGGCACTGGACCAAGTACAGCAGAGggtccccgccccgccccccccccccccccgcgccccctgcCCCGGATGGCCACTGGGGGGCTCCTCtgtggggggcagaacaggggTTGAAAATGGCAAGGGTGTTGAGACGGAAGTGGCAGAGTCCTTCAGGTATTCCAACCATTGGGAGTCTCCCAATtacagccctccagaggttcacaaACTGTGTGTCTCATCTGCTTTGCGAAGTGGTcctactggcaagggctgatgggaattgtagtccataaatggGAGGCCCCTGGTGTAGAACCCTGAAGGCTGAAGGGGGCACGGTGAGGCTCAGGGCTTTGCACCCCttgcctggcatctccagctaaaagaatgAAGTCCCAGGTAAAGCCAGAGAACTCTCCCAGAGGGTCTTCAGGGAGTGCGGCTGCTGCACAGCAAGGAGGATATTCTGGAGCTGGGGAAGGTTCAGGAAGGTGCTTCAGAGGGGCTGGAGCCCTCTTTCTGGGAGGACAGGTGATTTAGGGAAGCCGCTATGAGACAAGGGACGTTCTCTGCGCAGCCCATCGTTCACCCGAAGGCACTTGCTTGCCTGGTTTGGGGGGACCAGCAAGCCTCGGGTGGGTGGGCCAGCAAGCGTCCAAGCACTGAAAGGCCTATGTGTGAGTGGTGAAGtcaaaggagtttgtcagcccctttgagtctccttacaggagagaaagggcgggggTATGAACTCTCCACTCCCCTCCTGCTGCCTTTGGCGCAGGTAGTATCTGTCATCCACAGATGGACAAAAAGCCCGTTTCCTTTGGGCAGCTGCTGTTGGTCTCGGATCTGTAAAGATTCTTCCGGAGCCAACCTGTGCGTCCCTCCTGATTCTCTTTAAGGAGGGGTCCCCGGCCACATTGGGCCCTTTGGAGTTCTGAccctgggtggggggtggggagccagcCACACGCCCTAAGGAAgtcccatggggggaggggaggggaggagaggggacgTGCCCACAAGCACCACACTGAGGGCTCCTGCTCTGGACGGAGGCACCGCTGGTCCAcgggactgggggaggggatgggtgtgtctccccgccccctcctgccgGCAGTCACAGCACAGCCGCTTCTCTCCACAGTCCCACGTCGGGCGTGAGCACAAGGATGACATCACTTATGAGTTCAACTTTGACCGGGTCTTCCCCCCCTCGAGTCTGCAGGAAGATGTGTTTGAAGAGATTGCGCTACTGGTgcaggtatgggggggggggggtcccgtcCCGAGGCTCTCGGCCCCCCTTGGGGTTGGGCCTCGTCTCTGACGGAGGCTTCCTCCCCTTCTGGCACAGTCTGCCCTGGACGGGTACAACGTGTGCATCTTTGCCTACGGCCAGACGGGGAGCGGCAAGACCTACACCATGGAGGGGCCGGAGGACCTGGCCCCAAGCACAGCTGGCATGATCCCCCGGGCCGTGCGGCAGATCTTCCAAGCATCCCACGAGATGGAGGCAAAGGGCTGGAAGGTGAGGCTTGGCGGGGAGGAGACCGGCCAGAGCGCAGAAAGAGTCTCACTGTTGACTGGGTCtaggccaggagtctgcaacctgcaattggccatggtggcaggggctgatgggaattgtagtccgtgggcatctggagagccgcaggttgcagacccctggtctagcctgtAAACAGAACGGCTGTGTCAATGTGCACAACACCCTGCGGTCCTGCCGATGCGGGTGTCTGCAGCTGCTTCTCCAGAGGCCGAGGGGAGGCTGCGGGGCGGCCGTCTGTGAAGACCAGAGGAAACATCATGCTTCCCACGACAGACCCCCGTGGTGCTGCTGGCGTGCAGCAGTGTCGGAAGGTGCCCTGCTCAATGTTGCCCAGGGGACGCTGGGCAGGCAAGCCGTGAACGGAGGCAGCCGCTTGGGGTCGGGCGCTCGCTCCCTCGGCTCCATGCAGTCCTTGGTGTGGCCCCCCCAGCCCTGAATGACAGACCATCCttgtcccacccccttccccgtcTCTCTCCCTTCCACTCGCAGTACCAGTTCACAGCCAACTTCCTGGAGATCTACAACGAGTCTCTGCGGGACCTACTGGTGCTGCGGCCGGAGCGGAGCCCTGAGCTGGAGATCAAGCGGGTGAACCAGAGCACGGAGGAGCTGCACATCCCCAACCTGTCCTACGTCCCGGTCACCTCGGAGCAGGAGGTACCCCCCTGGTCGCAGGCAAAGCGGGGGGGTAGGCTTCGGTTGTGCAGGGCCTTGTTCACTCTTCCCACAAGGGCAGTTCTCCATTCCCGCCCTCTGCTGCCCCTGCAGTGATTCAGTATTGCAAGCGAGtggaagcgtgtgtgtgtgtgtgtgttgggttttTTGCATGTGCACCCAGTTGGCTTCtgctgaaaagggggaggggggttctggCACTGATGCGGCTCAGCCCGTGTGCCGGCTCCTCTGGGCAGGATCTAGACCTTTATGTTCACTCGCAAGAGCGCTTGGACTGGAGCCCTGTGGAAGCATTTGGGGAGGCTCACCCCCGGAGACCCTCATCCCGAGGGCCCGTCCTGCTTCTGCCAGCAAGCGCTCTCCCGTCCCCTCCTCTCCCGACCAGGTGCTGAAGCTGCTGCGGACGGCCAAAGCCAACCGGTCTGTGGCCAAAACCACGCTCAACGAGCGGTCCTCCCGGAGCCACAGCCTCTTCCAGCTCCACATCGAGGGAGAGAACGCCAGCCGGGAGGTGCGCACTTCCTGTGAGTAGCAGCACCAGACCGCGGAAGAGGGCACAGGAACCCTTTAAGAGTTGGGGGGGCTCCTCCCGGTGGTTATTGCTGGTTCCAAGGCTGCTCCTGCGAAGTCTTTGGATCCCAGCGCCCTTCAAGCCGGTCTTCTGGTTCACGGCTGGGCTGGGTTCCAAGCCAGTGGGGGTCCTCCCTCCTGCAGCGCCAGCTTCCCCTCTGGCAGGTGGCCGAGGACGCCCACGtcaccctgcccccctgcccttcctcctgcccccctgctGCAGCTGTGCTGAACCTGGTGGACCTGGCCGGCAGCGAGCGCCTGGagaaatccatgtcgaagggggagcGGCTGAAGGAGACCCAGGCCATCAACAGCAGCCTCTCCAACCTGGGCCTGGTCATCATGGCCCTCAGCAACAAGGCAAGCCGCTCGGAGCCCCGCCTCTGCCGCAGAGCTTTCGGGGAAGGGGCTGCCCCGTTTCTGTGGGGCTCATCTTCTCCTGGATGTTCCCCCGCGTTAGACGGGAAGAACACTGGCAGGAAGCTGCTGGGTGGGGCCACTTTCCCTGCCCCGTCTGGCTCAAAGAGCAGCATTGAAACTATACCTTTAACAGACATAATTAAAAAGTCTATATCAAAAGACCAACAATAAATATGATACACACAGAaaggggatcccaaaatatacacttAAAACTCCGAGGGTCTATTTTGGGATCCACCCTTTCTGTGTGTATGGTGTTGTCCacgttttgtatttttatttattgttgataTTTTGGTCTGTTGACTTTTTAATTATTCCTATTAAAGGTATAGTTTTAAAGCTGCtctttgagccagacagaaaattttgtttttgcatatcgATACTGCTTCTGGCTCATCTTGCACGCTGTGCcacttgccctgccccccctccccacccaactcGCACACACTGGAGTATCAAATGAAGTAGACTGGCCAGTGTACACTGTCGGTGTGTTGTCCCCTTCCCCCGCGGCCTGTCCTCATTTGAGATGGCGAGGGCAAACGAAGTGTTTTGGCTCACTTGGCAAGTTTCTTCCTGGTGGCGAACAGGCCACCTGGCTTTGGCCTTTCCTTTAGCTGACGGGGTGGGAGTGGTTCCTCGGAGTCCCTGGCCTTTGACTGTCTGTCttcccaggtttgtttgtttgtttgcttaaacCCTCTTCAATCCCTGCTCACCCTCgcctcccccgccccaatttcTCCCCCTTGCAGGAAGCCCACGTGCCCTATCGGAACAGCAAGCTCACCTACCTCCTCCAGAACTCGTTGGGGGGCAGCTCCAAGATGTGAGTGGCCACTGGTGCGACTGTTCacaggtggagggggggagggcagtggcttTTGTGCCTGCAGTGTTGTGATGGGAGCTTCATGTCCCCTCCCTCGCTGTTCAGGTTGATGTTTGTGAATATCTCGCCCTTGGAGGAGAACTTTGCAGAATCCCTCAACTCCCTCCGTTTTGCCAGAAAAGTaagtgattgggggaggggggggcagacaggggcTTCTCGGGCCTCCCCGTGAATGATGTTGGGGTggtaggaggggaggggagaggttgGCTCTTGGGTGAGGCTCCCCACAACCACCTTTGATCTTGCTCTGCAGGTGAACGAGTGCGTCATTGGCACAGCACAAACCAACCGTAAATGAGGGTCTCTGGATCCCATCCATCAGCAGGCGGCTGTGCCACACCCACCGAGGCAGCGGCCTGGTTTCCCTCCTTTTTAAGTCTGtctctcctttttcttgtttctaCTGTTGCATATATTAATCATTAAACTTTTGAAATCAGCAACAAGACTTAGTTTTGAGCCAAATCAGTCCAGGTGTGGAAGCTGCCCACGGCAGCAGTAGGCCTGACCAGggtgggcagatttttaaaaattattatttaatggTTTTAGAAGAATACAAAAATACATCCAAGCAAATGCAATTCAGAACAGAGGATGAAACACAGTTATGAATGCTACTAAACCATTATAGGAGTATTGTGGGGcttctgggctatatggctgtgttccagtagcattttctcctgacatttcgcctgcatctgtggcttgcatcttcacaCGGGTCTCTGAAGAaaacaagggggggggcaccctgaCCGCAGGTGgagctccccccttcccccgccgtCTCCGCCGCTTCAGCAGGCAACAGAGCAGGGGTCGAGGCTTGTGATGGAATAGCTTCCGGGCAGGGGGCACCAGCTCCGgagccctgccctctcccccttgggctcctgggggggggggggggggggaggctcagtAATCCCCGGGTTGGCCAAGTTGCTCTCCGACTGCTGGTGGACGGGGGCTGTGGCTGactcctggggaggggggcagtgggcCAGAGGGAGAAATCAACACGCCATTGGCCAATTAAACGGAACCCCCGTTGACTTTGCAGGTCacacagagaaggggggggggcgacagaCGGCTGTTCAGGAGCACCACAGCCCTGCAATGCTTCTGGTTGAGCAAAACCCGACAGCCAGTCTCGTCTTCAGCCGCCTCGCAGACTCCTGCCGCCCCCTCCCAAAAGGagacccctccccctgcagcctcCTCTCACTGGCGGTCTCCACAGGGCCGGTTGGTTGTGTTTGGGGGGCTGCCAGCGCCGTCTCGGTGGCCGGGGGATGTttatttgacacacacacacacacacacccccccgcgCGCAATGCTGGACTAGAGCAGGGGGCTGCAGCCTGTGGCTGGCCAGAtgctcctggactacaattccccgcCCCCGCCGGCCTCTTGTTGGCCACAGGggccgccctggggaggggaggggaagaacagtGGATTCCCTAAACACGCTTTCCGGCCGCCGTAGTCTCGCCCGCGGTCGGCCATTTTGTGGACTGGAAGGCTGCTCGCGCATGCGCGCCTCCTTCGAGGAAGTCGCGGGCTTCGTCTCCATCGGAAGGCcgcctgggggggagggaagcggactCGGAAGTcggcagagaaagggggggggggcggccggaAGGAAGAGGTGAGGAAAGGGGGCGGCGCCTCTTTCAAAACCGGCGTCACGTGAGAGGGCGGGAGGGGCGCGGTCTTCTCCGTGCAGGAAAATGGCGGCGAGCGGGAGAATGCCCGGGGGCTTCGTGACGTCAACAGCCGCGCTGGCCCACCCGCCGGAAAGGGAAGATGGCGGCTCCCGTGGGGCTTGGCAGACTTCCGGTCCTGCGCTctgggtggcggcggcggcggcggcgagtgGAGTCCCGCTGGATAGGAACGGAAGGAAGGAGCGCGAGGCGGGGCCAACGGGCGTGAGGACGAGCgaaggtgggtggggcggagggggggctctggtgggggtggggggcttttcccccccttcagggctgctgggcgggggggggggcgggtgtggcgcctctccttcttcctcctcctcctcctcctcctcctcaccgccctcttcctccccccgcccccgcaggcGCCCGCCCCGTCGTGCCGGCGATGCCCCCCCTGCCGCCCGGCCGCTCGGGGCGTTGCTGAGCCCGTGGGAGGGGCGGCATGGCCTCGCCCGGTGGGAGCATCGTCGTCCtggacgaagaggaggaggaggggggggacgCCGGGGGGTGCCCGCCCCTccctctgccgccgccgccgccgcgacaGGCCCCCGGGCGGACCCCCCACGCCGCCAACGCCGCCGCGCCGGGCAAGGACCCCGAGAGCCTGCGCGCCCAGAACCAGCGCCTCTTCCAGCAGGTGAGCGCGGCctctctggggtgggggggtggggagaaggccgggcacggcggggggcggggggggatgctCAGTTCGCCCTGcgtgctggggggaggggcgcgCGGGCCCCCCTTGCCTGGTGCTGCAAAGCCCAGCCTCGGCCCCAGTGGGCCCCAGCTGAAGTTCTTCttgcatgggcggggggggggagtggaggctACCTCGCAAGGCTGCTGTGAAGGGGAGGGTGCGCCACCGAAGAGTGGGCGAGATCCAACGTGGAAGCCGGGATCAGCCGCCGTGGTGCAGCCAGGTTTGGCCCTGCTTTGCTGGCCTGTCCTGAGGAGGCTGCGGGGTTTGTCTTCcccctgaagctgctgccgttcccCAAGGCCAGGCCGCGGAACCGGTGGCCGTGGTGCAGCTGCATGTTCCGAGGCCGGATGTGTCCCAGGGCTGTCTGCTGCAGAGTGGGAGAGGCCGGAGGCTTTTCGGTTGCCTTGTGTCGAGAAGACCCCCCTCCCTTAGGGTCTGGCCACTTTCACCCCGAGGAGGCAGTGCAACCGGAGGGTCCCAGCCTGCAAGGGAACTGGGGGtagttgctgtgggttttccgggctcgtGAGAGCGGTGTGCTGGGGCGCTGTGTGACGCGCGTGCAGGCCAAGTGCGTAACACACCGTGCCCagtgttctctctgtgatacacccctgaagatgccagccccagatgcaggcgtaacgttaggagcaagacctaccagaccacggcccagaaagcccaccacagccAGTGGAATCCGAccatgagagccttcgacaatgcacgGGGCAGGACTTGTTGAGGGGCTGCCAGTAAAGGTTTCTTCCTCCCTAACCGGGCAACCCCTACCCTTGATTGGGGTTCCAGCCTTGGAGGAACTGCATGGCTTGGGAGCACCTTCCACTTTGGGGGGAAAGCgctgggggtgagggtggggtggaATTTGGGCTGTTGCTTAGTGTGGGAACCTTAGATCCGGCAGAACCCTCCAGTGTGTACCTGTTCCTTCACTCTGAGGCAGTAAACTGATTTCAGTCAACCTGGGTCTGGTTTTGGGGAGGAGGtcgacagcagcagcaacacctgGAGAGGGGTGTGGACCTAGAGCAAGTCTTtaaatgagaggccaaggtatttatagcgcTTAACCTGTTccatttgggtgcttttcattgcccatgtgagcttcttaaagcgcctagagaagaccaataccttggttttttcataattaattgtcagtctgttggattcgcagtaatccacacagcgcttcattaagcgtctgaggccaactctggatcgagagagaaggacagcgtcatctgcatagagcagaattgatacatgggatgtacccagttttggggcatgacTGTTCattgctgagagagcagaggggaggtcacttaaga of Sphaerodactylus townsendi isolate TG3544 linkage group LG03, MPM_Stown_v2.3, whole genome shotgun sequence contains these proteins:
- the KIFC1 gene encoding kinesin-like protein KIFC1: MAEDPFPLPLTEQKANVDGARQPQLKPTSRLPVAGLRPKRPATCENEPPRENWKRPRESLAPPRRGAASLAISQPKVAPAAPVLRGRRGPGCHSTSRAGRAVGVASTAGLSRRPVPAAAALKSAPKGPPAGGGEKKRAPWDLKGQLSDLRTKLSASKETIQGLDLEKRALKKELQQAVAQNSELGSQASSLSVEVEVWQGRAKESLQRLSELLAREKQLQETVRRQEQEIEELQEATQALQEAKQGLAAQLGTTEARLRLAEETLARRGQENEALRSRVAEQDKRLHDSEMERRHLHNVVQELKGNIRVFCRVRPLLPCEKQAQKGAGHLRFPPEDNKSLLLCKAEESHVGREHKDDITYEFNFDRVFPPSSLQEDVFEEIALLVQSALDGYNVCIFAYGQTGSGKTYTMEGPEDLAPSTAGMIPRAVRQIFQASHEMEAKGWKYQFTANFLEIYNESLRDLLVLRPERSPELEIKRVNQSTEELHIPNLSYVPVTSEQEVLKLLRTAKANRSVAKTTLNERSSRSHSLFQLHIEGENASREVRTSSVLNLVDLAGSERLEKSMSKGERLKETQAINSSLSNLGLVIMALSNKEAHVPYRNSKLTYLLQNSLGGSSKMLMFVNISPLEENFAESLNSLRFARKVNECVIGTAQTNRK